A window from Flavobacterium sp. 83 encodes these proteins:
- the folE gene encoding GTP cyclohydrolase I FolE: MINNEEFQDEIGNNHISTSAKNPVRDDAFAISDEEKIEKIKKDVENILITLGMDLTDDSMKGTPNRVAKMFVKEIFGGLNPTRKPKASTFDNNYKYGEMLVEKNITLYSTCEHHLLPIIGRAHVAYISNGRVIGLSKMNRIVEYYSKRPQVQERLTMQIVQELQMALGTEDVACVIDAKHLCVNSRGISDIESSTVTSEFGGKFKDVQTKREFLDYIKLETKF; encoded by the coding sequence ATGATAAATAACGAAGAATTTCAAGACGAGATAGGAAACAATCACATAAGTACAAGTGCAAAAAATCCAGTAAGAGACGATGCATTTGCTATTTCAGACGAAGAAAAAATAGAAAAAATTAAAAAAGATGTTGAAAATATTCTAATTACTCTTGGAATGGATTTGACAGATGACAGCATGAAAGGAACTCCTAATCGCGTTGCTAAAATGTTTGTAAAAGAAATCTTTGGAGGATTGAATCCTACAAGAAAGCCAAAAGCATCTACTTTTGACAATAATTACAAATATGGTGAAATGTTAGTCGAAAAAAACATTACTCTTTACTCTACTTGTGAACATCATTTATTACCAATTATTGGAAGAGCTCATGTAGCTTATATTTCTAATGGAAGAGTAATTGGGCTTTCTAAAATGAACCGAATTGTAGAATATTATTCTAAAAGACCTCAGGTGCAAGAGCGTTTGACAATGCAAATCGTTCAAGAATTACAAATGGCATTAGGAACTGAAGATGTGGCTTGTGTAATTGATGCCAAACATCTTTGTGTGAATTCAAGAGGAATAAGCGATATTGAAAGCAGCACGGTAACCTCAGAATTTGGTGGGAAATTTAAAGATGTTCAAACTAAGAGAGAGTTTTTGGATTATATTAAATTAGAAACAAAGTTCTAA
- a CDS encoding retropepsin-like aspartic protease codes for MKKVIILFFLLFNTLTILAQDGFQFSKKVDKTTIPFKFINNLIFIPIKVNGVELNFLLDSGVEETILFSLEDKKEIEFSNVEKITLRGLGSEDAIEGLKSTNNILEAGGVKSNNHLLYIVLDQEFNLSSHVGIPVNGIIGYQFFRNNLVEIDYERRRVIVYRDIEKNRKKIERRFEKVAISIEKLKPYIINTISIDSVEFPAKLLIDIGNSDALWLFESRSKLIRVPVKNFDDYLGKGFSGDVEGKRARISKFALSKFEFHNPIVAFPDSSSIRNVKMVSGRVGSVGGEILRRFSVVLDYANGFLYLKKNKEYFSVFNYNKSGVEIQHHGLQWVQETVILHTVPSVTVDDPIKSDKSDFKYKFNLKPVYEIANVRKNSPAANSGLQKGDIIVSINKNLGYKYSLQEINSLFKSEDEKWIVLEIERHGEILKFRFQLQNIL; via the coding sequence ATGAAAAAGGTAATTATTTTATTTTTTCTCCTTTTCAATACCTTGACTATTTTAGCACAAGATGGTTTTCAGTTTAGTAAAAAGGTTGATAAAACGACGATTCCTTTCAAATTTATTAATAATTTAATTTTCATTCCTATCAAGGTCAACGGTGTAGAATTAAATTTTTTATTGGATTCTGGTGTTGAAGAAACCATTTTGTTTAGTTTGGAAGATAAAAAAGAAATTGAATTTTCTAATGTCGAAAAAATAACCCTGCGTGGTCTAGGAAGTGAAGATGCCATCGAAGGTTTAAAATCGACTAATAATATCTTAGAGGCGGGAGGGGTGAAATCGAATAATCATTTGCTATATATCGTTTTGGATCAGGAATTTAATTTGTCTTCTCATGTTGGAATTCCAGTAAATGGAATTATTGGATATCAGTTTTTTAGAAATAATTTGGTGGAAATTGATTATGAAAGAAGAAGGGTAATTGTTTACAGGGACATTGAAAAAAATCGAAAGAAAATTGAGAGAAGATTTGAGAAGGTTGCTATTTCAATTGAAAAACTAAAACCATACATCATAAATACTATAAGTATTGATTCAGTTGAGTTTCCTGCTAAATTATTAATAGATATAGGCAATAGCGATGCACTTTGGCTCTTTGAAAGTCGTTCCAAATTGATACGAGTTCCTGTTAAAAATTTTGATGATTATTTAGGCAAGGGATTTAGTGGTGATGTAGAAGGGAAAAGAGCAAGAATTTCAAAATTTGCTTTGTCGAAATTTGAATTTCATAATCCTATTGTTGCTTTCCCGGATTCCAGTTCAATTCGAAATGTAAAAATGGTTTCCGGTAGAGTGGGGTCAGTGGGAGGTGAGATTTTGAGAAGATTTTCAGTTGTTTTGGACTATGCGAATGGGTTCCTATACTTAAAGAAAAACAAAGAATATTTTTCGGTTTTTAATTACAACAAAAGCGGAGTCGAAATACAGCATCACGGTTTGCAATGGGTACAGGAAACAGTTATTTTACATACTGTCCCTTCAGTTACCGTGGACGATCCGATTAAGTCAGATAAAAGTGATTTTAAATATAAATTCAATTTAAAACCTGTTTATGAAATTGCTAATGTCAGAAAAAATTCACCAGCAGCAAATTCTGGTTTGCAAAAAGGAGATATAATTGTTTCAATCAATAAAAATTTAGGATACAAATATTCTTTACAGGAAATTAATTCCCTTTTTAAATCGGAGGATGAAAAATGGATTGTATTAGAAATTGAAAGGCATGGTGAAATTCTTAAATTTAGGTTTCAGCTACAAAATATTTTATGA
- the yidD gene encoding membrane protein insertion efficiency factor YidD — protein MLSRILIFPFVILVRFYQTAISPYTPSACRFEPTCSSYMIEALQTHGLFYGAFLGIKRILSCHPWGKSGYDPVPEKKCNHKH, from the coding sequence ATGTTATCAAGAATCCTAATTTTTCCATTTGTAATTCTTGTTCGGTTTTATCAAACTGCTATATCTCCCTATACACCTTCAGCCTGTAGATTTGAACCTACCTGTTCTTCTTACATGATTGAGGCACTACAAACACACGGATTATTTTATGGAGCTTTTTTAGGTATTAAAAGAATTTTAAGCTGCCACCCATGGGGAAAAAGTGGTTACGATCCTGTTCCTGAAAAAAAATGCAATCACAAACATTAA
- the lgt gene encoding prolipoprotein diacylglyceryl transferase — translation MTHALNIVWNPSEGIDLGFFVIRYYSLMFVVAFGLGWYIMKNIFEREGESIEKLDSLFIWTVLATLIGARLGHVLFYDWEYFRNHLLEIFLPFRFSPKFEFTGFQGLASHGAAISIIIAMYFYSKNILKRPQLWILDRVVIPVASGAIFVRLGNFFNSEIVGKETTSSFGIRFLRDKFSPADAVNATQIADPKTAYHAIATDPKFAALLEQVPAKHPTQLYEAFCYIFVFAILFFMYWKTEARLKSGYLFGLFLVLLFTVRIVVESVKESQGGFENELGLLSTGQWLSIPFILIGLYFVFTAEKPVKVEH, via the coding sequence ATGACACACGCTTTGAACATCGTTTGGAATCCATCAGAAGGAATTGATTTGGGCTTTTTTGTAATACGTTATTACAGCCTGATGTTTGTAGTTGCTTTTGGATTAGGCTGGTACATCATGAAAAATATTTTTGAACGTGAAGGCGAATCCATAGAGAAATTAGATTCTCTTTTTATATGGACTGTTCTTGCAACATTGATTGGAGCGCGATTAGGCCATGTCTTATTTTATGATTGGGAATATTTCCGCAATCACTTACTGGAGATATTTTTACCATTTCGATTCTCGCCTAAATTTGAATTCACCGGCTTTCAAGGTTTAGCAAGTCATGGAGCGGCTATATCAATCATAATTGCCATGTACTTTTACAGCAAAAATATTTTAAAAAGACCTCAATTGTGGATTTTAGACAGAGTCGTAATCCCTGTTGCGAGTGGCGCTATTTTTGTAAGATTAGGTAATTTTTTCAATTCGGAAATTGTAGGTAAAGAAACAACATCATCATTTGGAATACGTTTTCTGCGTGACAAATTTAGCCCTGCAGATGCTGTTAACGCTACTCAAATAGCTGACCCAAAGACTGCTTACCACGCTATAGCCACTGATCCCAAATTTGCAGCATTGTTAGAACAAGTTCCTGCTAAACATCCTACCCAGTTATACGAAGCATTTTGCTACATTTTTGTATTTGCTATATTATTTTTCATGTATTGGAAAACAGAGGCAAGACTGAAATCTGGATATTTATTTGGTCTGTTTCTAGTGCTTTTATTTACAGTACGTATTGTTGTAGAATCTGTAAAAGAGAGTCAAGGAGGTTTTGAAAATGAGCTAGGCTTGCTTTCAACTGGACAATGGCTAAGCATTCCTTTTATCCTAATAGGATTGTATTTTGTTTTTACAGCCGAAAAGCCTGTTAAAGTAGAACATTAA
- a CDS encoding acyloxyacyl hydrolase produces MCRKILFILLLFLFHTSFSQKNKNDLMMGFLYGFGHEFKNKNYTFDNQFYKIHVGYVIKKTKRCTWELVVEPEINLGQHKLINPFFITSNDPDYLIKREYYSRINSISQYILNLGIIIRKPISNTLSIFILGSTGPLISDVETERLAKGFALSNTLAVGIDLEINKFIFEIRPSFRHVSNAGLNSPNLGFNTTNIEFGVFYNL; encoded by the coding sequence ATGTGTAGGAAAATACTTTTTATACTGTTGTTATTTTTATTTCATACTTCTTTTTCCCAAAAAAATAAGAATGATTTAATGATGGGTTTTTTGTATGGTTTTGGACATGAATTTAAAAATAAGAACTACACTTTTGATAATCAGTTTTATAAAATACATGTTGGTTATGTAATTAAAAAAACTAAAAGATGTACATGGGAATTAGTAGTTGAGCCAGAGATTAATTTGGGTCAACACAAACTTATTAATCCTTTTTTTATTACATCAAATGATCCTGATTATTTGATTAAAAGAGAATATTATTCCAGAATTAATAGTATCAGTCAATACATTTTGAATTTAGGTATTATCATAAGGAAACCCATTTCTAATACGCTTAGTATTTTTATTTTAGGAAGTACTGGTCCATTGATATCTGATGTAGAAACAGAACGTTTGGCTAAAGGGTTTGCTTTATCAAATACTTTGGCTGTCGGTATTGACTTAGAAATTAACAAATTTATTTTTGAAATTAGGCCAAGTTTTCGACATGTTTCTAATGCAGGTTTAAACAGTCCAAACTTAGGTTTTAATACTACTAATATTGAATTTGGTGTTTTCTATAATTTATGA
- a CDS encoding T9SS type B sorting domain-containing protein, with the protein MKKSIILLVFVCFADLFLGSSIFGQTTPPTPNPQYLYYCLNETATPLSAISSGGGTLRWYTAVTGGTFSITAPTPSTATAATGGSPITYYVTQIVSGVESTPRTPIYVYVNQQLDLYCQTVTPNSIKFDFANTGQSSFTYSYTIDGGLPITGTHNAPSNFTVAGLNEKQTVVFTLTAVGAKPCVTSQTESCTTICSPTSIVTPNFTAIAPFCSGSVAPVLSTTSPNGITGTWSPAVISNATSGNYIFTPDPVLFPCATTQTLNVSVKPLTTPTFTGIPTTVCQNATPPILPLSSNNTTAISGTWSPSAVNTAVLGPITYTFTPNSGQCSSLALSTVTINIVPVVTPNFTNIPPFCFGSTAPLLTNTSPNRITGTWSPVNINNVANGSYVFTPNANQCATTQTLNVVVIPKTTPNFTAIPSFCSGSAAPLLATTSPNGISGTWSPATISNTTSGSYVFTPNATECATTQTLAVIINPLIQPSFTDLSICSGNAVPILNSISPNGITGTWLPIVINTTSGAYVFTPNPNQCSTSKTINVTVNQSTLVNVDWTVTEAFSKNQIVTINATAVGDYLYQLDDGPFQESPIFEYVSLGTHSITVQDKNGCSPPITRNNVLVIDYPKFFTPNNDSYNDTWNIFSLEDQTDSKILIFDRYGKLLKEIRPNGLGWDGRYIGQPMPANDYWFTVDYMEQNVPKKFKSHFSLKR; encoded by the coding sequence GTGAAAAAGAGTATAATTTTATTAGTCTTTGTTTGTTTTGCTGATTTGTTTCTTGGTTCCAGTATTTTTGGTCAAACTACACCTCCAACTCCAAATCCGCAATATTTGTATTATTGTTTGAATGAAACTGCAACTCCTTTATCTGCAATATCTTCTGGAGGAGGGACTTTAAGATGGTATACAGCAGTTACAGGAGGGACATTTTCTATCACTGCTCCAACACCTTCGACAGCTACAGCTGCAACTGGAGGTAGCCCGATTACTTATTATGTAACGCAGATAGTAAGTGGAGTTGAAAGTACGCCTAGAACTCCAATATATGTATACGTTAATCAACAATTAGATTTATATTGCCAAACAGTAACACCAAATTCTATTAAATTTGATTTTGCGAATACTGGACAATCTAGTTTTACCTATAGTTATACAATTGATGGTGGATTACCTATTACAGGCACACATAATGCTCCTTCTAACTTTACAGTAGCAGGTTTGAATGAAAAACAAACAGTAGTATTCACTCTTACAGCAGTTGGTGCAAAACCTTGTGTGACTTCCCAAACAGAAAGCTGTACTACAATATGTTCCCCAACGAGTATTGTAACTCCAAATTTTACCGCGATAGCACCTTTTTGTTCAGGAAGTGTAGCACCTGTTTTATCAACTACATCCCCAAATGGTATAACTGGAACCTGGTCTCCGGCTGTAATAAGCAATGCTACAAGTGGGAATTATATTTTTACGCCTGATCCAGTATTATTTCCTTGCGCAACAACGCAAACTTTGAATGTATCGGTTAAGCCATTGACAACACCAACCTTCACCGGAATTCCAACTACGGTTTGTCAGAATGCAACACCGCCTATTTTGCCTTTAAGTTCAAATAACACAACGGCTATTTCAGGTACTTGGAGTCCATCTGCAGTTAATACAGCAGTTTTGGGCCCAATTACTTATACTTTTACCCCTAATTCAGGTCAATGTAGTTCTTTGGCGCTATCAACTGTCACAATAAATATTGTGCCTGTTGTAACCCCTAATTTTACTAATATTCCTCCTTTCTGTTTTGGTTCTACAGCTCCACTTTTGACTAATACGTCACCAAACCGAATAACTGGAACTTGGTCTCCGGTAAATATTAATAATGTAGCTAATGGTAGTTATGTATTTACACCGAACGCGAATCAATGTGCAACAACTCAAACTTTGAACGTAGTTGTTATTCCAAAAACAACCCCAAATTTTACTGCGATTCCTTCATTTTGTTCTGGTTCGGCTGCACCGCTGTTAGCCACCACTTCTCCAAATGGGATTAGTGGTACTTGGTCACCCGCAACAATTAGTAATACTACAAGCGGCAGTTATGTTTTTACGCCAAATGCAACGGAATGTGCTACAACTCAAACTTTAGCTGTAATTATAAATCCTTTAATTCAGCCCAGTTTTACTGATTTGTCAATTTGTTCCGGTAATGCAGTTCCTATTTTGAATAGTATATCGCCAAATGGAATTACAGGAACCTGGTTGCCAATAGTTATTAATACTACAAGCGGAGCTTATGTATTTACTCCAAATCCAAATCAATGCTCAACTTCTAAAACTATTAATGTTACAGTCAATCAATCTACTCTTGTTAATGTAGATTGGACCGTAACGGAGGCGTTTTCAAAAAATCAAATTGTAACGATTAATGCTACTGCGGTTGGTGACTATTTATATCAATTGGATGACGGACCATTTCAAGAAAGCCCTATTTTTGAATACGTTTCTTTAGGCACTCATTCAATTACTGTTCAAGATAAAAATGGATGCAGCCCTCCAATAACTAGAAATAATGTTTTAGTCATTGATTATCCTAAATTTTTCACACCTAATAATGATAGTTATAATGATACTTGGAATATTTTTAGTTTAGAAGATCAAACTGATTCTAAGATTTTGATATTTGATCGTTATGGTAAACTTTTAAAAGAAATTAGACCGAATGGTTTAGGTTGGGATGGAAGATATATTGGACAACCGATGCCAGCTAATGATTATTGGTTTACTGTTGATTATATGGAACAAAATGTTCCTAAAAAATTTAAATCTCATTTTTCTTTAAAAAGATAA
- the cysS gene encoding cysteine--tRNA ligase, which yields MPLYKSQTLKIYNSLSGEKETFTPIHEGNVGMYVCGPTVYSNVHLGNVRTFMSFDVIFRYFLHLDYKVRYVRNITDVGHIVDDVDEGEDKIAKKARLEQLEPMEVVQRYTVDFHDILNAFNFLPPSIEPTATGHIIEQIEIIKTIIDKGIGYEANGSVYFDVVKFNETNHYGRLSGRNIEDMLANTRDLDGQSDKRNPQDFALWKKAEPQHIMRWPSPWSDGFPGWHLECTAMSTKYLGNHFDIHGGGMDLKFPHHECEIAQNEACTGQTPVNYWMHANMLTLNGKKMAKSTGNNILPREILTGENTILSKAFSASVARFFMLQAHYRSILDFSDDAIVAAEKGYKRLMEAIDAAKDLNTNPNSTIDIATWKQSCYDAMNDDFNTPILIAQLFEGVRFINLLKEGKETLTAEDLKTFTAAINGFVFDVLGLEDEKISDSTNDKLEGTVNMLIEMRKQARDNKNFALSDQIRDQLIALGIQLKDGKEGTTFSI from the coding sequence ATGCCACTATATAAAAGTCAAACTCTAAAAATATACAATTCTCTTTCGGGAGAAAAAGAAACATTTACACCTATTCATGAAGGCAATGTTGGAATGTATGTTTGTGGACCAACGGTTTACAGCAATGTGCATCTTGGTAATGTGAGAACATTCATGTCTTTTGATGTTATATTTAGATATTTTTTGCATTTGGATTACAAAGTGCGTTATGTTCGTAATATAACTGATGTAGGGCATATTGTGGATGATGTGGATGAAGGAGAGGATAAAATTGCGAAAAAAGCACGTTTAGAGCAACTGGAACCAATGGAAGTGGTACAGCGATATACGGTAGATTTTCATGACATCCTGAATGCCTTTAATTTTTTGCCGCCAAGTATTGAACCTACAGCAACGGGTCATATCATTGAACAAATAGAAATCATTAAGACTATTATTGATAAAGGAATTGGTTACGAAGCCAACGGATCTGTATATTTTGATGTGGTCAAATTCAATGAAACTAATCATTATGGCAGATTAAGCGGCAGGAATATTGAAGACATGCTCGCTAATACCAGAGATCTTGACGGACAAAGCGACAAAAGAAATCCACAAGATTTTGCGCTTTGGAAAAAAGCCGAACCACAACATATAATGCGTTGGCCTTCGCCTTGGAGCGATGGTTTCCCTGGATGGCATCTAGAATGTACTGCTATGAGCACTAAATACTTAGGCAATCATTTTGATATTCATGGAGGCGGAATGGATTTAAAATTCCCTCATCATGAATGTGAAATTGCTCAAAACGAAGCCTGCACAGGTCAAACTCCTGTAAATTATTGGATGCATGCCAATATGCTGACGCTAAACGGCAAAAAAATGGCTAAATCCACAGGGAATAATATTTTGCCAAGAGAAATATTGACTGGAGAAAATACTATTTTAAGTAAAGCTTTTTCAGCATCAGTTGCGCGTTTCTTTATGCTACAAGCCCATTATAGAAGTATTCTTGATTTCTCTGATGATGCCATTGTTGCAGCCGAAAAAGGCTACAAAAGATTAATGGAGGCGATAGATGCTGCAAAAGATTTAAACACCAATCCAAACTCTACAATTGACATTGCTACTTGGAAACAGTCTTGTTATGATGCCATGAATGATGATTTCAATACCCCTATTCTAATTGCACAATTATTTGAAGGCGTTCGTTTTATCAATCTATTAAAAGAAGGAAAAGAAACTCTAACAGCCGAAGATTTGAAAACATTCACTGCTGCCATTAATGGGTTTGTATTTGATGTTTTAGGATTAGAGGATGAGAAAATTTCAGACAGTACTAATGATAAATTAGAGGGCACGGTAAATATGTTAATTGAAATGCGAAAACAAGCAAGAGACAATAAAAATTTCGCATTGTCAGACCAGATTCGGGATCAATTAATTGCTTTAGGTATTCAATTGAAAGATGGAAAAGAGGGAACTACGTTTAGCATCTAA
- a CDS encoding DUF1573 domain-containing protein, producing the protein MKKIITLIAIVFVSALSFAQSGAKIEFAAKDNTIDYGRISKSSDNGIRAFEFTNTGNTPLIITSVQSTASSTILSQPKTAILPGKTGKIEVKYNMALGPIRKTITVESNAVNYEEGRVALKIKGEVMPN; encoded by the coding sequence ATGAAAAAAATAATAACGTTAATCGCAATCGTATTTGTCAGCGCTTTAAGTTTTGCACAATCTGGTGCTAAAATTGAATTTGCAGCTAAAGACAATACTATTGATTATGGCAGGATTTCCAAATCTAGTGACAATGGCATAAGAGCTTTTGAATTCACAAATACCGGAAATACTCCGTTGATTATCACTTCGGTACAATCTACTGCTAGCAGCACCATTTTATCGCAACCAAAAACAGCAATTTTACCAGGAAAAACAGGGAAAATTGAAGTAAAATACAATATGGCTCTAGGTCCTATCCGCAAAACAATTACTGTAGAATCTAATGCGGTAAATTATGAAGAAGGAAGAGTCGCATTAAAGATTAAAGGAGAAGTAATGCCTAATTAA
- a CDS encoding pyridoxal phosphate-dependent aminotransferase: MPNISNRGKQMPESPIRKLAPFAEMAKKKGHKVYHLNIGQPDIKSPEVAINAIKNIDLSIIEYGPSAGYESYRKKLAEFYTNQDVKVSFEDIMITTGGSEALLFALGSIMDQGDEIIIPEPFYANYSAFSAESGATVVPVNSVFESGFTLPPIEEFEKLITAKTKAILICNPSNPTGYLYSESEILQLGKLAKQYDLFLIADEVYREFIYDEDIHYSVMNLEGLEQNVIMIDSVSKRYSMCGARIGCMVTKNKEVISAAMKFAQARLCPPTIEQIACEAAIDTPQSYFDEVISEYKERRDTLISELNNIEGVIVTKPKAAFYCIAQLPVDNTDDFAQWLLESYDLNGETVMVAPAAGFYSTPGMGLNQVRIAYVLNKEDLISAVRILKEAIPVYNSTRLKKLIEVE; this comes from the coding sequence ATGCCAAATATATCCAACAGAGGCAAGCAAATGCCCGAATCACCAATACGAAAATTGGCTCCTTTTGCCGAAATGGCAAAAAAAAAGGGTCATAAAGTATACCATTTGAATATAGGTCAACCCGATATAAAAAGTCCCGAAGTGGCCATTAATGCCATTAAAAATATTGATTTAAGCATTATTGAATACGGTCCTTCTGCAGGTTATGAAAGTTATAGAAAAAAATTAGCCGAATTTTATACCAATCAAGATGTAAAAGTTTCTTTTGAAGACATCATGATTACTACTGGCGGATCAGAAGCACTTTTATTTGCTTTAGGAAGCATTATGGATCAGGGAGATGAAATCATTATCCCAGAACCCTTTTATGCTAATTACAGTGCTTTTTCGGCAGAATCCGGTGCTACGGTAGTTCCTGTAAATTCAGTTTTTGAAAGTGGCTTTACGTTACCTCCAATTGAAGAATTTGAAAAATTAATAACTGCAAAAACCAAAGCTATTTTAATTTGTAATCCGAGTAACCCTACCGGTTATTTGTATTCTGAATCAGAAATTTTACAATTAGGAAAACTCGCTAAACAATACGATTTATTCTTGATTGCAGATGAAGTCTACCGTGAATTTATATACGATGAAGATATTCACTATTCAGTAATGAATCTTGAAGGACTGGAACAAAATGTCATCATGATCGATTCAGTATCTAAGCGCTACAGTATGTGCGGTGCCCGAATTGGTTGCATGGTTACAAAAAACAAAGAGGTAATCTCAGCAGCAATGAAATTTGCTCAAGCCCGCTTGTGTCCGCCTACAATTGAACAAATAGCATGTGAAGCTGCCATTGATACTCCTCAAAGTTATTTTGACGAAGTAATTTCAGAATATAAAGAGCGCAGAGATACCTTAATTTCGGAATTAAATAATATCGAAGGTGTAATTGTCACCAAACCTAAAGCTGCTTTTTATTGTATTGCGCAACTTCCTGTAGATAATACAGATGATTTTGCACAATGGCTTTTAGAAAGTTATGATTTGAATGGTGAAACCGTTATGGTTGCTCCTGCTGCCGGTTTTTATTCAACCCCAGGAATGGGATTAAACCAAGTGCGTATCGCTTATGTGCTTAACAAAGAAGATTTGATTAGCGCAGTTCGTATCCTAAAAGAAGCGATACCGGTTTATAATTCAACCCGACTAAAAAAGTTAATTGAAGTAGAATAA